The Leguminivora glycinivorella isolate SPB_JAAS2020 chromosome 1, LegGlyc_1.1, whole genome shotgun sequence genome includes a region encoding these proteins:
- the LOC125229249 gene encoding septin-interacting protein 1 isoform X2: MSDDEVIRFEITDYDLDNEFNPNRRGRAKKEHQIYGVWAKDSDEDDNEDNVRQRSRKQKDYAAPIGFVAGGVQQAGKKKEAKQEIEPAEKPSRPTIVDSSDEESSVPQPDESETAGIRRQGQGMRTANFGGNMGTWEKHTKGIGAKLLLQMGYQPGRGLGKDLQGISAPVEATVRKGRGAIGAYGPEKAAQKAKKEEERRLKEKEDEKAPEKSYHWKKSHKGRYFYRDSNDVIQEGKPTVHTIASNELSRVPVIDMTGKEKRVLSGYHALRAVAPRFEHEPRRKCTNFAAPQLVHNLELMVECCEQDIIQNARELQQAEDEIVVLERDLKECDDKLREQDDIIAKVRDIRARVARLSEPDLSLERAYEVVSDLKESHPLEYDMFGIGAIAGNIVSPLFSALMAQWDPLKAPAEPVPVFLKWRQLLSEEAYNSLLWQHYAPALKTAAAVWNPRIPEPMLASLTEWSQAVPPWLSASVAANVVAPKLLEAVRGWDPTHDTQPLHQWVLPWHPLAGTALATAVYPLIRSRLAAALAAWHPADGSARPLLSAWRGAWGAALTAMLHQHIVPKLEHCLQHAPVHLVGQENTAWLWCVDWLELLGAPTLGAVAARALLPRWLGALAAWLNTAPKHAQVLHSYTQFKKIFPEEVLKEPGVRDAFRKALDMMNRSADIDAVEPPPPPRFTFTADKETSKIADVLASTTQQKSFSELLESRCIERGITFVPLAGKTREGRPLYKIGNDNMQCYVIRNVIMYSEDSGRTFEPVGLDRLLNMAEE; encoded by the exons atgtCAGACGACGAGGTGATACGTTTTGAAATCACTGATTATGATTTGGACAACGAATTTAATCCAAACAGAAGAGGAAGGGCTAAAAAGGAACATCAAATTTATG GTGTTTGGGCCAAGGACAGTGATGAAGATGACAATGAAGATAATGTGCGGCAGAGAAGCCGCAAGCAGAAGGATTATGCTGCTCCCATCGGGTTCGTGGCGGGGGGCGTGCAGCAGGCGGGGAAGAAGAAGGAAGCTAAACaag AGATAGAACCAGCAGAAAAGCCATCCAGGCCAACCATAGTCGACAGCTCCGATGAGGAGTCCTCAGTACCCCAGCCCGATGAGTCGGAGACAGCCGGCATCCGGAGACAAGGCCAGGGCATGCGCACTGCCAACTTCGGTGGGAATATGGGCACTTGGGAGAAGCACACTAAGGGGATTGGAGCTAAGCTGCTCTTACAG ATGGGTTACCAACCTGGGCGCGGTCTGGGTAAAGACCTGCAGGGAATATCCGCGCCTGTTGAGGCGACAGTGAGGAAAGGAAGAGGGGCTATTGGTGCCTATGGTCCAGAGAAAGCAGCT CAAAAAGCCAAAAAAGAGGAAGAACGCCGCCTAAAAGAGAAGGAAGATGAAAAGGCGCCAGAGAAGTCTTACCACTGGAAGAAGTCCCATAAAGGCCGGTACTTCTACCGAGACTCCAATGACGTCATACAAGAGGGGAAACCTACTGTGCACACTATCGCCAG CAACGAATTATCTCGCGTCCCAGTGATCGACATGACGGGCAAAGAGAAGCGCGTACTAAGCGGGTACCACGCGCTCAGAGCAGTGGCGCCTCGGTTCGAGCACGAGCCTAGACGGAAATGCACGAACTTTGCTGCACCACAATTAGTGCACAATCTTGAACTGATGGTGGAATGCTGCGAGCAG GATATAATCCAAAACGCCCGCGAGCTCCAACAGGCGGAAGACGAGATCGTAGTCCTAGAGCGAGACCTGAAAGAGTGCGACGACAAGCTGCGAGAGCAGGACGACATCATCGCCAAGGTGCGCGACATCAGGGCGCGCGTGGCGCGGCTTAGCGAGCCCGACCTCTCGCTTGAGAGGGCTTATGAGGTCGTCTCGGACCTTAAG GAATCTCACCCTCTCGAATACGACATGTTTGGCATCGGTGCCATCGCTGGCAACATCGTCAGTCCCCTATTCAGTGCTCTAATGGCACAGTGGGACCCTCTCAAGGCGCCTGCTGAGCCTGTGCCAGTGTTCCTTAAATGGCGCCAGTTGCTAAGTGAAGAGGCTTATAATAGTCTGTTATGGCAACATTACGCGCCTGCACTCAAGACTGCTGCTGC TGTATGGAACCCCCGCATCCCAGAACCAATGTTGGCTTCCCTAACGGAGTGGTCTCAAGCCGTTCCTCCGTGGCTATCAGCATCCGTGGCAGCGAACGTTGTGGCCCCAAAGTTACTAGAAGCTGTGCGAGGCTGGGACCCCACACACGACACACAACCACTGCACCAATGGGTACTGCCGTGGCATCCTCTCGCCG GCACCGCGCTAGCAACAGCAGTATACCCGCTAATCCGCTCCAGACTAGCGGCAGCTTTAGCAGCGTGGCATCCAGCTGACGGTTCTGCGAGGCCTTTACTGTCGGCGTGGCGAGGCGCGTGGGGCGCGGCGCTCACCGCCATGTTACACCAGCATATCGTGCCCAAGCTGGAGCATTGCCTGCAACACGCGCCTGTGCATCTAGTGGGACAGGAGAATA CGGCGTGGCTCTGGTGCGTGGACTGGCTGGAGTTGCTGGGAGCCCCTACATTAGGAGCGGTGGCGGCGCGCGCGCTGCTGCCGCGCTGGCTCGGCGCGCTGGCCGCGTGGCTCAACACCGCGCCCAAACACGCGCAGGTGCTGCACAGCTACACGCAGTTCAAG AAAATCTTCCCCGAAGAGGTGCTAAAAGAGCCCGGGGTCCGCGACGCGTTCCGCAAGGCGCTGGACATGATGAACCGCAGCGCCGACATCGACGCCGTGGagcccccgccgccgccgcggttCACCTTCACTGCCGACAAGGAAACTAGCAAGATTGCTGATGTGCTGGCTTCTACTACACAGCAGAAGAGCTTTTCGGAGCTATTGGAATCTCGGTGTATAGAAAGAG GTATAACGTTCGTGCCGCTCGCGGGGAAGACGCGGGAAGGTCGTCCCCTGTACAAGATCGGCAACGATAACATGCAGTGCTACGTTATAAGAAACGTCATCATGTACTCCGAAGACAGCGGGCGGACCTTCGAGCCTGTCGGCTTGGACAGGCTACTGAATATGGCTGAAGAATAG
- the LOC125229249 gene encoding septin-interacting protein 1 isoform X1 produces MSDDEVIRFEITDYDLDNEFNPNRRGRAKKEHQIYGVWAKDSDEDDNEDNVRQRSRKQKDYAAPIGFVAGGVQQAGKKKEAKQEIEPAEKPSRPTIVDSSDEESSVPQPDESETAGIRRQGQGMRTANFGGNMGTWEKHTKGIGAKLLLQMGYQPGRGLGKDLQGISAPVEATVRKGRGAIGAYGPEKAAQKAKKEEERRLKEKEDEKAPEKSYHWKKSHKGRYFYRDSNDVIQEGKPTVHTIASNELSRVPVIDMTGKEKRVLSGYHALRAVAPRFEHEPRRKCTNFAAPQLVHNLELMVECCEQDIIQNARELQQAEDEIVVLERDLKECDDKLREQDDIIAKVRDIRARVARLSEPDLSLERAYEVVSDLKESHPLEYDMFGIGAIAGNIVSPLFSALMAQWDPLKAPAEPVPVFLKWRQLLSEEAYNSLLWQHYAPALKTAAAVWNPRIPEPMLASLTEWSQAVPPWLSASVAANVVAPKLLEAVRGWDPTHDTQPLHQWVLPWHPLAGTALATAVYPLIRSRLAAALAAWHPADGSARPLLSAWRGAWGAALTAMLHQHIVPKLEHCLQHAPVHLVGQENTAWLWCVDWLELLGAPTLGAVAARALLPRWLGALAAWLNTAPKHAQVLHSYTQFKVSVCDVAVCVAWLELLGAATLGALAAWLNTAPKHAQVLHSYTQFKKIFPEEVLKEPGVRDAFRKALDMMNRSADIDAVEPPPPPRFTFTADKETSKIADVLASTTQQKSFSELLESRCIERGITFVPLAGKTREGRPLYKIGNDNMQCYVIRNVIMYSEDSGRTFEPVGLDRLLNMAEE; encoded by the exons atgtCAGACGACGAGGTGATACGTTTTGAAATCACTGATTATGATTTGGACAACGAATTTAATCCAAACAGAAGAGGAAGGGCTAAAAAGGAACATCAAATTTATG GTGTTTGGGCCAAGGACAGTGATGAAGATGACAATGAAGATAATGTGCGGCAGAGAAGCCGCAAGCAGAAGGATTATGCTGCTCCCATCGGGTTCGTGGCGGGGGGCGTGCAGCAGGCGGGGAAGAAGAAGGAAGCTAAACaag AGATAGAACCAGCAGAAAAGCCATCCAGGCCAACCATAGTCGACAGCTCCGATGAGGAGTCCTCAGTACCCCAGCCCGATGAGTCGGAGACAGCCGGCATCCGGAGACAAGGCCAGGGCATGCGCACTGCCAACTTCGGTGGGAATATGGGCACTTGGGAGAAGCACACTAAGGGGATTGGAGCTAAGCTGCTCTTACAG ATGGGTTACCAACCTGGGCGCGGTCTGGGTAAAGACCTGCAGGGAATATCCGCGCCTGTTGAGGCGACAGTGAGGAAAGGAAGAGGGGCTATTGGTGCCTATGGTCCAGAGAAAGCAGCT CAAAAAGCCAAAAAAGAGGAAGAACGCCGCCTAAAAGAGAAGGAAGATGAAAAGGCGCCAGAGAAGTCTTACCACTGGAAGAAGTCCCATAAAGGCCGGTACTTCTACCGAGACTCCAATGACGTCATACAAGAGGGGAAACCTACTGTGCACACTATCGCCAG CAACGAATTATCTCGCGTCCCAGTGATCGACATGACGGGCAAAGAGAAGCGCGTACTAAGCGGGTACCACGCGCTCAGAGCAGTGGCGCCTCGGTTCGAGCACGAGCCTAGACGGAAATGCACGAACTTTGCTGCACCACAATTAGTGCACAATCTTGAACTGATGGTGGAATGCTGCGAGCAG GATATAATCCAAAACGCCCGCGAGCTCCAACAGGCGGAAGACGAGATCGTAGTCCTAGAGCGAGACCTGAAAGAGTGCGACGACAAGCTGCGAGAGCAGGACGACATCATCGCCAAGGTGCGCGACATCAGGGCGCGCGTGGCGCGGCTTAGCGAGCCCGACCTCTCGCTTGAGAGGGCTTATGAGGTCGTCTCGGACCTTAAG GAATCTCACCCTCTCGAATACGACATGTTTGGCATCGGTGCCATCGCTGGCAACATCGTCAGTCCCCTATTCAGTGCTCTAATGGCACAGTGGGACCCTCTCAAGGCGCCTGCTGAGCCTGTGCCAGTGTTCCTTAAATGGCGCCAGTTGCTAAGTGAAGAGGCTTATAATAGTCTGTTATGGCAACATTACGCGCCTGCACTCAAGACTGCTGCTGC TGTATGGAACCCCCGCATCCCAGAACCAATGTTGGCTTCCCTAACGGAGTGGTCTCAAGCCGTTCCTCCGTGGCTATCAGCATCCGTGGCAGCGAACGTTGTGGCCCCAAAGTTACTAGAAGCTGTGCGAGGCTGGGACCCCACACACGACACACAACCACTGCACCAATGGGTACTGCCGTGGCATCCTCTCGCCG GCACCGCGCTAGCAACAGCAGTATACCCGCTAATCCGCTCCAGACTAGCGGCAGCTTTAGCAGCGTGGCATCCAGCTGACGGTTCTGCGAGGCCTTTACTGTCGGCGTGGCGAGGCGCGTGGGGCGCGGCGCTCACCGCCATGTTACACCAGCATATCGTGCCCAAGCTGGAGCATTGCCTGCAACACGCGCCTGTGCATCTAGTGGGACAGGAGAATA CGGCGTGGCTCTGGTGCGTGGACTGGCTGGAGTTGCTGGGAGCCCCTACATTAGGAGCGGTGGCGGCGCGCGCGCTGCTGCCGCGCTGGCTCG GCGCGCTGGCCGCGTGGCTCAACACCGCGCCCAAACACGCGCAGGTGCTGCACAGCTACACGCAGTTCAAGGTGAGTGTGTGTGACGTGGCTGTGTGTGTGGCCTGGCTGGAGTTGCTCGGAGCGGCCACACTAGGCGCGCTGGCCGCGTGGCTCAACACCGCGCCCAAACACGCGCAGGTGCTGCACAGCTACACGCAGTTCAAG AAAATCTTCCCCGAAGAGGTGCTAAAAGAGCCCGGGGTCCGCGACGCGTTCCGCAAGGCGCTGGACATGATGAACCGCAGCGCCGACATCGACGCCGTGGagcccccgccgccgccgcggttCACCTTCACTGCCGACAAGGAAACTAGCAAGATTGCTGATGTGCTGGCTTCTACTACACAGCAGAAGAGCTTTTCGGAGCTATTGGAATCTCGGTGTATAGAAAGAG GTATAACGTTCGTGCCGCTCGCGGGGAAGACGCGGGAAGGTCGTCCCCTGTACAAGATCGGCAACGATAACATGCAGTGCTACGTTATAAGAAACGTCATCATGTACTCCGAAGACAGCGGGCGGACCTTCGAGCCTGTCGGCTTGGACAGGCTACTGAATATGGCTGAAGAATAG
- the LOC125227726 gene encoding mitochondrial pyruvate carrier 2-like isoform X1, producing MSKLYKTVITACDRYVPNKLRPLWNHEAGPKTVFFWAPFFKWSLVLTSLDEFRRPIESVSPSTAAALSATGLIWTRYCFVIKPIAHSLALCNFSLGIANGVQCLRAMRYHYEKDQAAAVTQSE from the exons ATGTCTAAGCTCTACAAAACCGTTATCACTGCATGCGACAGATATGTTCCTAACAAGTTACGTCCGCTATGGAACCACGAAGCTG GACCAAAAACAGTCTTCTTTTGGGCCCCTTTCTTCAAATGG AGCCTAGTCCTGACGTCACTCGACGAGTTCCGCCGGCCCATCGAGTCCGTGTCCCCGTCGACGGCCGCCGCGCTCAGCGCCACCGGCCTCATCTGGACCCGATATTGCTTCGTCATCAAGCCCATCGCTCACTCGCTGGCACTCTGCAACTTTTCGCTAGGCATAGCTAATGGCGTGCAGTGTTTGAGAGCTATGAGGTACCATTATGAGAAAGATCAGGCTGCGGCGGTCACTCAATCTGAATAG
- the LOC125227726 gene encoding mitochondrial pyruvate carrier 2-like isoform X2, with protein MSKLYKTVITACDRYVPNKLRPLWNHEAGPKTVFFWAPFFKWGLVIAGLGDLARPVETLSIPQSVSLAATGIIWSRYSLVIIPKNYSLFSVNVFVACTSLYQLSRAVRHAQEQKKLKEN; from the exons ATGTCTAAGCTCTACAAAACCGTTATCACTGCATGCGACAGATATGTTCCTAACAAGTTACGTCCGCTATGGAACCACGAAGCTG GACCAAAAACAGTCTTCTTTTGGGCCCCTTTCTTCAAATGG GGTTTGGTGATTGCTGGACTAGGTGACCTTGCTCGGCCCGTGGAGACCCTATCCATCCCCCAGTCTGTATCCCTGGCTGCTACCGGCATCATCTGGTCGCGGTACTCTCTCGTCATCATCCCTAAAAACTATAGCTTGTTCTCTGTCAATGTGTTTGTGGCTTGCACTAGTCTGTACCAACTCAGTAGGGCTGTGAGACACGCGCAAGAGCAGAAAAAACTTAAGGAGAACTAA